A single window of Rhipicephalus microplus isolate Deutch F79 chromosome 5, USDA_Rmic, whole genome shotgun sequence DNA harbors:
- the LOC119174748 gene encoding uncharacterized protein LOC119174748 encodes MGADRTLLLFFFLAATATFASCADDKTTKGPLDCPEPVCASKDCKTKVGTDGCLVCDCKGDCPLLVCGPGCHEEKNATAKCPECVCDGDPRSGLPPKPPCGELTCPPECEKETVTPTHRCPWCLCPVITAKQTLLKYGERHCPRALLNMVFRQADPLARHVLHFQEQVRHQDGVVQHLLATSGKPADSNVPKPPECVTPKCEGKGCKLVPGDHGCPSCVCTEAGQKKKGGKAKASKVRAISKRNSTTRKESSEESHESNSRESHENRTSRSRREHTRLDHNGHKNGLRHANHTAPNVNGTELRQVHPVHTAVQCVVPVCEPYCKYRQGEHGCLVCECPDVCPDMVCGVGCQPYFTDASKCQKCLCAPHARREQLAEVFASFCSEHTLHRMVADFDDFRDTLQRLQHRSLELQELLNRVEHARGIHGPVPEEVRASFGRHHHNHHQPLHHQADHHYKYHPKLDERHHN; translated from the exons ATGGGAGCCGACAGGACGCTTCTTCTGTTCTTCTTCTTGGCGGCAACGGCGACCTTCGCCTCATGCGCGGATG ATAAAACTACCAAGGGTCCACTGGACTGCCCGGAGCCGGTGTGCGCCAGCAAGGACTGCAAGACAAAGGTCGGCACCGACGGCTGCCTGGTGTGCGACTGTAAGGGCGACTGCCCGCTCCTGGTGTGCGGACCCGGATGCCACGAGGAAAAGAACGCCACGGCCAAGTGTCCCGAGTGTGTTTGCGATG GTGACCCGAGGTCAGGACTTCCGCCGAAGCCTCCTTGCGGCGAGCTGACGTGCCCGCCCGAGTGCGAAAAAGAGACGGTGACGCCCACTCACCGATGCCCGTGGTGCCTATGCCCCGTTATCACCG CCAAGCAGACCCTGTTGAAATACGGTGAGCGGCATTGTCCCCGCGCACTGCTCAACATGGTGTTCAGGCAGGCCGACCCCCTCGCCAGGCACGTGCTTCACTTCCAAGAACAAGTCCGCCACCAAGACGGAGTCGTCCAGCATCTAC TCGCAACCAGCGGGAAGCCCGCTGATTCAAATGTTCCCAAACCACCAGAGTGCGTCACTCCCAAGTGTGAAGGAAAGGGCTGCAAGCTCGTGCCAGGAGACCATGGATGCCCGAGCTGCGTCTGCACAG AGGCTGGCCAGAAGAAAAAGGGCGGCAAAGCTAAGGCATCCAAGGTGCGGGCCATCAGCAAGAGGAACAGCACCACTCGCAAGGAGAGCTCAGAAGAAAGTCACGAGTCTA ACAGCCGAGAGAGCCACGAGAACAGAACTTCCCGAAGCAGAAGGGAGCACACTAGGCTCGATCACAACGGACACAAGAATGGTCTCAGGCATGCTAACCACACCGCGCCCAACGTGAACGGCACGGAGCTCAGACAAGTGCACC CTGTTCACACGGCCGTCCAGTGCGTGGTCCCCGTGTGCGAGCCGTACTGCAAGTACCGCCAGGGCGAGCACGGCTGCCTGGTGTGCGAATGCCCGGACGTGTGTCCCGACATGGTGTGCGGAGTGGGCTGCCAGCCGTACTTTACCGATGCCAGCAAGTGCCAGAAGTGCCTTTGCGCGCCTCACGCAC GCCGGGAGCAGCTGGCCGAGGTGTTCGCATCGTTCTGTTCGGAGCACACGCTGCATCGGATGGTGGCCGACTTCGACGACTTCCGGGACACCCTGCAGCGGCTACAGCACCGAAGCCTCGAGCTGCAAGAACTGCTGAACCGCGTCGAGCACGCCCGAGGCATCCACG GACCGGTGCCCGAGGAAGTCAGGGCGAGCTTCGGAAGGCATCATCACAACCATCACCAACCACTGCACCATCAAGCTGATCACCACTACAAGTATCATCCCAAGCTCGACGAAAGGCACCACAATTGA